One Streptococcus sp. DTU_2020_1001019_1_SI_AUS_MUR_006 DNA window includes the following coding sequences:
- a CDS encoding class I SAM-dependent DNA methyltransferase yields MEHHFNHRAESFDSPKNQFLADLVCQHLIKQVPDLSNKSILDFGGGTGLIALPLAKQAKSVTLVDIADKMLAQARLKIDSQKLANLYLIQQDLLLEPLEEEFDLIIVSRVLHHMPNLDDSLSMFKEHLTHGGQLFIADFTLPAGETHGFIISELEESLSQQGFSEITSQILYSSDHLFLHKPSQLFLTSSKNI; encoded by the coding sequence ATGGAACATCATTTTAATCATCGAGCAGAATCATTTGATTCTCCAAAAAATCAATTTCTGGCCGATCTTGTTTGCCAGCATCTAATAAAACAAGTGCCTGATTTGTCAAACAAATCAATCCTAGACTTTGGAGGTGGAACTGGCCTTATCGCCCTTCCTCTTGCCAAACAAGCTAAATCAGTGACCTTGGTTGATATTGCGGACAAGATGCTTGCGCAAGCTCGTCTCAAGATTGACAGTCAAAAACTTGCAAACCTATACTTGATTCAACAGGATTTATTACTTGAACCACTTGAAGAAGAGTTCGACCTTATTATCGTCAGTCGAGTTCTTCATCATATGCCTAATCTTGATGACAGTCTATCTATGTTCAAGGAACATTTGACTCATGGCGGACAACTCTTTATTGCTGATTTTACTCTACCAGCTGGAGAGACACACGGTTTTATCATTTCTGAACTTGAAGAAAGCCTCAGCCAACAAGGTTTCTCGGAAATAACAAGTCAAATACTCTACAGCTCAGACCATCTCTTTCTCCATAAACCTTCCCAATTATTTCTTACAAGTAGCAAAAATATTTAG
- a CDS encoding amino acid ABC transporter permease, with the protein MESILEVLSLDNLIFILKGFGLTLYISLIAITLSTLIGTILAVMRNGKNTLLRILASVYIEFVRNVPNLLWIFTIFLVFKMKSTPAGITAFTLFTSAALAEIIRGGLNAVDQGQYEAGMAQGFSYRQILYHIILPQAIRKMLPAIISQFVTVIKDTSLLYSVIALQELFGASQILMGRYFEPEQVFSLYILVALIYFSFNLAISSLSRTLAKRWQQAAE; encoded by the coding sequence ATGGAAAGTATTCTTGAAGTTCTCAGTCTAGACAACCTCATCTTTATTTTAAAAGGTTTTGGTCTAACCCTCTATATCTCTTTGATTGCTATCACGCTTTCAACACTGATTGGAACCATCCTCGCTGTCATGCGTAATGGAAAAAACACCCTATTACGAATCCTTGCTAGTGTCTACATTGAATTTGTCCGAAATGTTCCTAATTTACTATGGATTTTCACTATTTTTTTAGTCTTTAAAATGAAATCTACCCCAGCTGGAATCACCGCCTTTACTCTCTTTACATCTGCAGCTCTGGCTGAAATTATCCGAGGTGGTCTTAACGCAGTGGATCAAGGACAATACGAGGCAGGGATGGCACAAGGTTTCTCCTATCGCCAAATCCTTTATCACATCATCCTACCGCAAGCCATCCGCAAGATGCTCCCTGCCATCATCTCTCAATTTGTAACAGTGATTAAGGATACAAGTCTTTTATACTCTGTAATCGCCCTCCAAGAGCTTTTTGGTGCCAGTCAAATTCTCATGGGCCGATACTTTGAACCGGAACAGGTTTTCAGCTTATATATCCTGGTCGCTCTAATCTACTTCAGCTTCAACCTAGCTATTTCAAGCCTTTCACGGACTCTAGCAAAACGTTGGCAACAAGCTGCAGAATAA
- a CDS encoding amino acid ABC transporter permease, whose amino-acid sequence MIDLSSWTAYFQHFGQFFNGFLFTIAIALGSFTLAMLLGILFGTLSTSKHGSLRILSRIFVEFYQNTPLLVQFVIVFYGLPLISNHTIMIPIYWTAVLCVGLYHGAYIAEVIRSGIQSIPRGQLEAALSQGFTYANAMRLIILPQAFRIILPPLTNQVVNLIKNTSTVAIISGVDLMFVTKSWSALNGNYIPAFLGAAFFYFALCFPVAQFGRKMEQANKKAYSL is encoded by the coding sequence ATGATAGATTTATCATCTTGGACAGCTTATTTTCAACATTTTGGTCAATTTTTTAACGGATTTCTCTTTACTATAGCTATTGCTCTAGGTTCTTTTACCCTAGCCATGCTATTGGGCATCCTATTTGGTACCTTATCCACTAGCAAACATGGTAGTTTACGGATCTTGTCTCGTATCTTTGTCGAATTTTATCAAAACACCCCTCTCCTAGTTCAGTTCGTTATTGTCTTTTACGGCTTGCCTCTGATTAGTAACCATACTATCATGATTCCTATCTACTGGACTGCCGTTCTTTGCGTCGGACTCTACCACGGTGCCTATATCGCCGAGGTCATTCGATCAGGAATTCAGTCTATCCCTAGAGGCCAACTCGAAGCCGCCCTTTCTCAAGGATTCACCTACGCAAACGCAATGCGCCTGATTATCTTACCGCAGGCTTTTCGCATCATTCTCCCTCCCTTGACCAACCAAGTCGTCAACCTGATTAAGAATACTTCGACAGTAGCTATCATTTCTGGAGTTGATCTTATGTTTGTCACCAAATCTTGGTCCGCACTCAACGGCAACTACATCCCAGCCTTTTTAGGTGCTGCCTTCTTCTACTTTGCCCTCTGCTTCCCTGTAGCCCAATTTGGACGAAAAATGGAGCAAGCTAACAAAAAAGCTTATTCACTTTAG
- a CDS encoding transporter substrate-binding domain-containing protein, producing the protein MKKNFFLATVVTSLLSIGFVTSVQADTSISDIQKKAEIVVGVKQDVPNFGYKNPKTGEFSGIETDLAKLIADQLKVKVRYVPVTAQTRGPLLDNEQVDMDIATFTITDERKKLYNFTSPYYTDACGFLVNKSGKIKDIEDLNGKTIGVAQGSITQKLITELGNKKGLSFKFVELGSYPELITSLHAHRIDAFSVDRSILSGYTSKRTELLDDSFKPSDYGIVTKKSNTQLNDYLDQLVVKWSQDGTLQELYGRYNLKPSKHSAE; encoded by the coding sequence ATGAAAAAGAATTTCTTTCTTGCAACAGTAGTTACCAGTCTTTTAAGCATTGGATTTGTGACATCAGTTCAAGCAGATACCAGCATCTCAGATATCCAAAAAAAGGCAGAAATCGTTGTTGGCGTCAAACAAGACGTCCCTAATTTCGGCTATAAAAACCCGAAAACTGGAGAATTCTCAGGTATTGAAACAGATTTAGCCAAACTGATTGCAGATCAACTCAAGGTCAAGGTCCGCTACGTTCCAGTTACTGCTCAAACTCGAGGTCCTCTGTTAGACAACGAACAAGTGGATATGGATATCGCCACCTTCACAATTACTGACGAACGAAAAAAACTCTACAACTTCACCAGCCCTTACTATACAGACGCCTGTGGATTTTTGGTAAATAAATCAGGTAAGATTAAAGATATTGAAGATTTAAACGGAAAAACCATTGGAGTCGCACAAGGATCCATCACCCAAAAGCTGATTACAGAGCTAGGTAATAAAAAAGGACTATCCTTTAAATTTGTCGAACTCGGCTCTTATCCTGAATTGATCACCTCCCTCCACGCCCATCGGATTGATGCCTTCTCAGTAGACCGTTCTATCCTTTCCGGGTATACCAGCAAAAGAACTGAACTACTTGACGATAGCTTCAAACCTTCTGACTATGGTATTGTAACCAAAAAATCAAACACGCAACTGAATGACTACCTAGATCAATTGGTTGTCAAATGGAGTCAGGATGGGACCTTGCAGGAGTTATACGGTCGCTACAATCTCAAACCTTCCAAACACTCAGCAGAATAA
- a CDS encoding amino acid ABC transporter ATP-binding protein codes for MTLVEFKAVEKYYGDYHALQNINLRFEKGQVVVLLGPSGSGKSTLIRTINGLEAIDSGSLLVNGHQVAGASQKDLVPLRKEVGMVFQHFNLYPHKTVLENVTLAPIKVLGIDPKEAQKTAQKYLEFVNMWDKKDSYPATLSGGQKQRVAIARGLAMKPELLLFDEPTSALDPETIGDVLAVMKKLAHDGMNMIIVTHEMGFARKVADRIIFMADGQVLVDTTDVDAFFDHPSEPRAQQFLSKIINHESDKVK; via the coding sequence ATGACTTTAGTAGAATTTAAAGCTGTTGAAAAGTATTACGGAGACTACCACGCACTCCAGAATATCAACCTTCGTTTTGAAAAAGGCCAAGTTGTTGTTTTACTTGGACCATCTGGTTCTGGAAAGTCAACCCTTATCCGTACTATCAATGGTCTAGAGGCAATTGATAGTGGAAGTCTCCTGGTAAACGGACACCAAGTGGCAGGTGCTAGCCAAAAGGATTTGGTCCCCCTCCGCAAGGAAGTAGGTATGGTTTTCCAACATTTTAATCTTTATCCACATAAGACTGTGTTAGAAAATGTAACTCTTGCACCTATTAAAGTACTGGGTATTGATCCCAAAGAGGCTCAAAAAACTGCGCAAAAATATTTAGAATTTGTAAATATGTGGGATAAGAAAGATTCCTATCCAGCCACCTTATCAGGCGGACAAAAACAACGAGTAGCTATCGCTAGAGGTCTAGCTATGAAACCTGAACTCCTCCTCTTTGACGAACCAACCTCAGCTCTCGACCCCGAAACAATCGGCGATGTCCTAGCTGTTATGAAAAAACTAGCCCACGACGGCATGAATATGATCATCGTCACACACGAAATGGGCTTCGCTCGTAAAGTAGCTGATCGCATCATCTTTATGGCAGATGGGCAAGTCCTGGTCGATACAACAGATGTGGATGCATTTTTTGATCACCCAAGTGAACCACGCGCCCAACAATTTCTCAGCAAGATTATCAACCACGAAAGTGATAAGGTCAAATAA
- the recJ gene encoding single-stranded-DNA-specific exonuclease RecJ, whose product MIIPTYNWQFAPQVEDADFTKIAKKAGLGPEVARLLFERGIKDETSLKKFLEPSLEDLHDPYLLNDMEKAVERIRHAIEQGELILIYGDYDADGMTSASIVKESLEQLGAECLVYLPNRFTDGYGPNASVYKYFIEQQGVSLIVTVDNGVAGHEAIDLAQSMGVDVIVTDHHSMPEVLPDAYAIIHPEHPGADYPFKHLAGCGVAFKLACALLEEVQVELLDLVAIGTIADMVSLTDENRIMVQYGLEVLRNTQRMGLQEMFEIAGISSSDVTEETVGFQLAPRLNALGRLDDPNPAIDLLTGFDDEEVHEIALLIHQKNEERKEIVQSIYDEAKGMVDPDKSVQVLAKEGWNPGVLGIVAGRLLEELGQTVIVLNIEDGRAKGSARSIEAVDIFEALDPHRELFIAFGGHAGAAGMTLEVDKLEVLSDLLEAYIREKGADAQGKNNLFLDEELDLEILSLETVKSFERLAPFGMDNQKPVFYIRDFQVENARVMGVGNAHLKLKISKGEASFEVVAFGQGKWATEFSQTKQLELAVTLSVNQWNGQTTLQLMMVDARVEGVQLFNIRGKNALLPEGVPVLDFTQELPDVASCSAIVVKNIPEDISLLKKICQEQEFSALYFKNDIAKAYYLTGYGTREQFAKLYKTIYQFPEFDIRYKLKDLAAYLKIEQILLVKMIQIFEELGFVTIENGVMRVNKEAEKRDMAESQIYQKLKQTVKDQEIMALGTVQEIYDFLMEKSE is encoded by the coding sequence TTGATAATTCCTACTTATAATTGGCAATTTGCTCCGCAAGTTGAGGATGCGGATTTTACAAAGATAGCTAAGAAAGCTGGTTTGGGACCTGAAGTAGCTCGTTTGTTATTTGAACGAGGCATCAAGGATGAAACTAGTCTGAAAAAATTTTTAGAACCTTCTTTGGAGGATTTGCATGATCCCTACCTTTTAAATGATATGGAAAAGGCAGTGGAGCGGATTCGCCATGCTATTGAGCAAGGGGAACTGATTCTCATTTACGGGGACTACGATGCGGATGGGATGACTTCGGCTTCCATTGTCAAGGAAAGTTTAGAACAGTTAGGCGCTGAGTGCCTGGTTTATCTTCCCAATCGCTTTACGGATGGTTATGGTCCAAATGCCAGTGTCTACAAATATTTTATCGAACAGCAGGGTGTGTCTTTGATTGTGACGGTGGACAATGGTGTGGCGGGGCATGAGGCCATTGATTTGGCTCAGTCTATGGGAGTGGATGTCATTGTGACTGACCACCATTCTATGCCTGAGGTTTTACCAGATGCCTATGCTATTATCCATCCTGAACATCCAGGGGCGGACTATCCTTTCAAGCATTTGGCGGGTTGTGGTGTCGCATTTAAGTTGGCTTGTGCCCTTTTAGAAGAAGTGCAGGTTGAGTTGTTGGACTTGGTTGCCATCGGTACAATTGCCGATATGGTCAGCTTGACGGACGAAAATCGTATCATGGTCCAGTATGGTCTTGAGGTCTTGCGCAACACTCAACGAATGGGTCTACAAGAAATGTTTGAAATTGCTGGGATTTCGAGTAGTGATGTGACAGAAGAAACGGTCGGTTTTCAGTTGGCACCTCGTTTAAATGCCTTAGGGCGCTTGGATGATCCCAATCCAGCTATTGATTTGTTAACTGGATTTGACGATGAGGAAGTGCATGAAATCGCCCTTTTGATTCATCAAAAGAATGAAGAACGTAAGGAAATTGTTCAGTCGATTTACGATGAAGCCAAGGGCATGGTGGATCCTGATAAAAGTGTTCAAGTTTTGGCTAAGGAAGGCTGGAATCCGGGGGTTCTTGGAATTGTAGCTGGGCGCTTGCTTGAAGAACTAGGTCAGACAGTCATTGTACTGAATATCGAAGATGGACGAGCCAAGGGGAGTGCGCGAAGCATTGAAGCAGTCGATATCTTTGAAGCTTTGGACCCGCATCGGGAACTATTTATCGCCTTTGGTGGTCACGCAGGTGCTGCAGGTATGACCCTTGAAGTGGATAAGTTGGAAGTCTTATCTGATCTTTTGGAAGCCTATATTCGAGAAAAAGGTGCAGATGCCCAAGGTAAAAACAATCTATTTTTAGATGAAGAACTGGACTTAGAGATCTTGAGTTTGGAGACAGTGAAAAGTTTTGAACGCCTAGCTCCTTTTGGGATGGATAACCAAAAACCTGTCTTTTATATTCGAGATTTTCAAGTTGAAAATGCTCGCGTTATGGGGGTTGGTAATGCTCATCTCAAGCTGAAAATTTCCAAAGGTGAGGCTAGTTTTGAGGTGGTCGCTTTTGGTCAAGGGAAATGGGCGACTGAATTCTCACAGACCAAGCAATTGGAATTGGCGGTGACTCTCTCTGTCAATCAATGGAATGGACAAACAACCTTGCAGTTGATGATGGTTGATGCCCGTGTAGAAGGTGTCCAGCTCTTTAACATCCGTGGTAAGAATGCCCTGTTACCTGAAGGTGTACCTGTTTTGGACTTTACGCAAGAGTTACCTGATGTGGCCTCTTGTTCAGCTATTGTCGTTAAGAATATCCCTGAGGATATATCCCTCCTTAAGAAAATCTGTCAGGAGCAGGAGTTTTCAGCTCTTTACTTTAAAAATGATATCGCTAAGGCTTACTACTTGACGGGCTATGGCACAAGAGAGCAGTTTGCAAAATTGTATAAAACCATCTATCAGTTCCCAGAGTTCGATATTCGCTATAAACTCAAGGATTTGGCAGCCTATCTCAAGATTGAGCAAATCCTATTAGTCAAAATGATTCAGATATTTGAAGAGCTTGGCTTTGTGACCATTGAAAATGGAGTCATGAGGGTAAATAAAGAGGCTGAAAAGCGTGATATGGCTGAAAGTCAGATTTATCAAAAGCTAAAACAAACTGTTAAAGATCAGGAGATTATGGCGCTTGGAACAGTCCAGGAAATCTATGATTTCTTGATGGAAAAAAGTGAATAG
- the rpmG gene encoding 50S ribosomal protein L33 produces the protein MALKKASLACAVCGSRNYSIKISGNPKPTRLEVNKFCKHCGKYTTHRETR, from the coding sequence ATGGCACTTAAAAAAGCAAGTCTAGCCTGTGCGGTTTGTGGTTCTAGAAACTATTCGATTAAGATTAGTGGCAATCCAAAACCAACACGCTTAGAAGTAAATAAATTTTGTAAACACTGTGGCAAGTACACCACACACCGAGAAACGAGATAG
- the secE gene encoding preprotein translocase subunit SecE, which translates to MRFIKDIFKLLKETTWPTRKESWLDFKSIMEYTAFFVVMIYIFDQLIVSGLIRFINIF; encoded by the coding sequence ATGCGTTTTATTAAGGATATTTTTAAACTTCTTAAAGAAACAACTTGGCCGACTCGCAAGGAAAGTTGGTTAGATTTTAAATCTATCATGGAATACACTGCTTTCTTTGTAGTGATGATTTATATTTTTGACCAATTGATTGTTAGCGGATTGATTCGTTTTATTAATATTTTTTAA
- the nusG gene encoding transcription termination/antitermination protein NusG: MDSFDKGWFVLQTYSGYENKVKENLLQRAQTYNMLENILRVEIPTQTVQVEKNGKKKEIEENRFPGYVLVEMVMTDEAWFVVRNTPNVTGFVGSHGNRSKPTPLLEQEIRDILVSMGQTVQEFDIDVEVGQTVRIIDGAFADYTGKITEIDNNKVKMIISMFGNDTVAEVNLNQIAEL; encoded by the coding sequence ATGGATAGTTTTGATAAAGGATGGTTTGTGCTACAAACTTACTCTGGCTATGAAAATAAAGTAAAAGAAAATCTATTGCAACGTGCACAAACATACAATATGCTAGAAAATATTCTACGTGTTGAAATTCCTACACAAACAGTGCAAGTAGAAAAAAATGGAAAGAAAAAAGAAATCGAAGAAAATCGCTTTCCAGGTTATGTTCTTGTAGAAATGGTGATGACCGACGAAGCATGGTTTGTTGTACGTAACACACCAAACGTAACAGGATTCGTAGGTTCACACGGAAATAGATCAAAACCAACTCCACTTTTGGAACAAGAAATTCGCGATATTTTAGTTTCTATGGGTCAAACTGTCCAAGAATTTGATATTGATGTCGAAGTTGGTCAAACTGTTCGTATTATTGACGGAGCTTTCGCAGATTACACAGGTAAGATCACAGAAATTGATAACAATAAAGTTAAGATGATTATCTCAATGTTTGGTAATGATACAGTTGCAGAAGTAAATCTTAATCAGATTGCAGAACTTTAA
- a CDS encoding ISL3 family transposase, whose amino-acid sequence MEQLHFITKLLDIKDPNIKIVDIINMDTHKEIIAKLDYDALSCPDCGSQMKKYDFQKPSKIPYLETTGMPTRILLRKRRFKCYHCSKMMVAETSIVKKNHQIPRIINQKIAQKLIEKTSMTDIAHQLSISTSTVIRKLNDFHFKHDFSRLPEIMSWDEYAFTKGKMSFIAQDFDNLNIITVLEGRTQAIIRNHFLRYDRAVRCQVKIITMDMFSPYYNLAKQLFPYAKIVLDRFHIVQHLSRAMSRVRVQIMNQFDRKSHEYKAIKRYWKLIQQDSRKLSDKRFYRPTFRMHLTNKEILDKLLSYSEDLRHHYNLYQLLLFHFQNKEPDKFFGLIEDNLKQVHPLFQTVFKTFLKDKEKIVNALQLPYSNAKLEATNNLVKLIKRNAFGFRNFDNFKKRIFIALNIKMKRTSIVLSRC is encoded by the coding sequence ATGGAACAATTACATTTTATCACAAAACTCCTTGATATTAAAGACCCAAACATCAAGATTGTAGATATCATCAATATGGATACACACAAGGAAATCATCGCCAAACTGGACTACGATGCTCTATCTTGTCCTGATTGTGGAAGTCAAATGAAAAAATATGACTTTCAAAAACCGTCGAAAATTCCTTATCTTGAAACAACTGGTATGCCTACTAGAATCCTCCTTAGAAAGCGTCGATTCAAGTGCTATCATTGCTCGAAAATGATGGTCGCTGAGACTTCTATCGTCAAGAAGAATCATCAAATTCCTCGTATTATCAACCAAAAAATTGCGCAAAAGTTAATTGAAAAGACTTCTATGACTGATATTGCCCATCAGCTATCCATTTCAACTTCAACTGTCATTCGAAAGCTCAATGATTTCCACTTTAAGCATGATTTTTCTCGTCTTCCTGAGATTATGTCCTGGGACGAGTATGCCTTCACTAAGGGAAAAATGAGTTTCATTGCACAAGATTTTGATAATCTCAACATCATCACTGTTCTTGAAGGCAGAACACAAGCTATCATCCGCAATCACTTTCTTCGCTACGATAGAGCGGTTCGCTGTCAGGTGAAAATCATTACTATGGATATGTTTAGTCCTTACTATAACTTGGCTAAACAGCTTTTTCCTTATGCTAAAATCGTTCTAGATCGTTTTCACATTGTGCAACATCTTAGCCGTGCTATGAGTCGTGTCCGTGTTCAAATCATGAATCAATTTGATAGAAAATCCCATGAATACAAAGCTATCAAGCGCTACTGGAAGCTCATTCAACAGGATAGTCGTAAACTAAGTGATAAACGTTTTTATCGCCCTACTTTTCGCATGCACTTAACAAATAAGGAGATTCTAGACAAGCTTTTGAGCTATTCAGAAGACTTGAGACACCACTATAATCTCTATCAGCTCTTGCTTTTTCACTTTCAGAACAAGGAGCCAGACAAATTTTTCGGACTCATTGAGGACAATCTTAAACAGGTTCATCCTCTTTTTCAGACTGTCTTTAAGACATTTCTCAAGGACAAAGAGAAAATTGTCAACGCCCTTCAACTACCCTATTCCAACGCCAAATTGGAAGCGACCAATAATCTCGTTAAACTTATCAAACGAAATGCCTTTGGATTTCGGAACTTTGACAACTTTAAGAAACGAATTTTCATCGCTCTGAATATAAAAATGAAGAGGACATCAATTGTCCTCTCCAGATGTTAG
- a CDS encoding ABC transporter ATP-binding protein, whose amino-acid sequence MTLLALENVSKSYGASPALTNVSLEIPAGKIVGLLGPNGSGKTTLIKLINGLLQPEEGRILINGMEPSPATKAIVSYLPDTTYLNEQMKVKEALTYFKTFYQDFNLERAQGLLRDLGIDENSRFKKLSKGNKEKVQLILVMSRDARLYVLDEPIGGVDPAARDYILNTIINNYSPTSTVLISTHLISDIEPILDEIIFLKDGKVVRQGNVDDIRYESGESIDQLFRHEFKA is encoded by the coding sequence ATGACCTTGTTAGCATTAGAAAATGTGTCAAAATCCTATGGAGCAAGCCCTGCTCTTACAAATGTTTCCCTTGAAATTCCAGCTGGAAAAATCGTTGGCCTCCTTGGCCCAAACGGTTCTGGAAAGACAACCTTGATTAAACTAATCAACGGCTTACTACAGCCAGAGGAAGGGCGTATCCTCATCAATGGCATGGAGCCAAGTCCAGCAACTAAAGCGATTGTTTCTTATCTCCCTGATACGACCTACCTCAACGAGCAGATGAAGGTCAAGGAAGCTCTCACTTATTTCAAGACCTTCTACCAAGATTTCAATCTGGAACGTGCTCAAGGTCTTCTTCGTGACCTTGGTATTGATGAAAATAGCCGTTTCAAGAAACTCTCAAAAGGGAACAAAGAAAAGGTTCAGTTGATCCTTGTCATGAGTCGTGATGCTCGTCTATATGTTCTTGATGAACCAATCGGTGGTGTCGACCCAGCAGCTCGTGACTATATCTTGAACACCATCATTAACAACTACTCTCCAACTTCGACTGTCTTGATTTCAACTCACTTGATTTCAGATATCGAACCAATCTTGGATGAGATTATCTTCCTCAAGGATGGAAAAGTCGTCCGTCAAGGAAATGTTGATGATATTCGCTATGAGTCTGGAGAGTCTATCGACCAGCTCTTCCGTCATGAATTCAAAGCCTAG
- a CDS encoding GntR family transcriptional regulator, whose amino-acid sequence MSWTFDNNKPIYLQIMEKIKLQIISHKLEPNQQLPTVRELASEAGVNPNTIQRALSDLEREGFVYTKRTSGRFVTEDLDLILQSRKQLSEEQLQQFVTGMVEFGYEKEELPTVVRDYIEGV is encoded by the coding sequence ATGTCTTGGACATTTGATAACAATAAACCCATTTATTTGCAGATTATGGAGAAAATCAAATTGCAGATTATTTCCCATAAACTCGAGCCCAATCAACAGCTTCCAACCGTTAGAGAATTAGCTAGCGAGGCAGGGGTCAACCCCAACACCATCCAGCGTGCCCTATCGGACTTGGAGAGAGAAGGCTTCGTTTATACCAAGCGGACGTCAGGACGCTTTGTCACAGAGGATTTGGACTTGATCCTCCAATCCCGTAAGCAACTGTCAGAAGAACAGTTACAACAGTTTGTAACAGGCATGGTAGAATTTGGCTATGAAAAAGAAGAACTACCGACTGTTGTGAGAGATTATATTGAAGGAGTTTAA
- the nrdR gene encoding transcriptional regulator NrdR — protein MRCPKCGATKSSVIDSRQAEEGNTIRRRRECEECQHRFTTYERVEERTLVVVKKDGTREQFSRDKIFNGIIRSAQKRPVSSDEIGMVVNRIEQKLRSRNENEIQSEVIGSLVMEELAELDEITYVRFASVYRSFKDVSELESLLQQITQSSKKKKEK, from the coding sequence ATGCGTTGTCCAAAATGTGGCGCTACAAAATCAAGTGTGATCGATAGTCGCCAGGCTGAAGAAGGAAATACAATCAGAAGAAGACGTGAGTGTGAAGAGTGCCAGCATCGTTTTACAACCTATGAACGTGTTGAAGAGAGAACACTAGTTGTGGTCAAAAAAGATGGTACACGGGAACAATTTTCAAGAGATAAGATCTTTAACGGGATTATTCGTTCAGCCCAGAAACGTCCAGTGTCCAGTGATGAAATTGGCATGGTGGTCAATCGCATCGAACAAAAACTCCGTAGTCGCAATGAAAATGAAATTCAGAGTGAGGTTATTGGCTCTTTGGTTATGGAAGAGTTGGCAGAGTTAGATGAGATTACTTATGTACGTTTTGCCAGTGTTTACCGTAGCTTTAAGGATGTGAGTGAGCTTGAAAGCCTACTCCAGCAGATCACACAATCCTCTAAAAAGAAAAAGGAAAAATAA